From Mucilaginibacter rubeus, a single genomic window includes:
- the pyrF gene encoding orotidine-5'-phosphate decarboxylase produces the protein MSRQELIEQIKKKKSFLCVGLDPDINKIPEFLRSYPDPILEFNKRIIDATQDLCVAYKPNAAFYEAYGIKGLQALIDTYKYLPKDCLSIIDAKRGDIGNTSDKYAKAFFDEQSGGMSFDAITITPYMGNDSVTPYLAYEGKWVIILALTSSVGSKDFQYLETGDGYLYENVIKKANTWAGADRIMYVVGATKSTEFTNIRAYAPDNFLLVPGVGAQGGSLAEVCKYGITKDCGLIVNSSRSILYASNGEDFADAARAEALSLQQQMQVELEKAGVI, from the coding sequence ATGTCTCGCCAGGAGTTAATTGAACAGATCAAAAAGAAGAAATCGTTTTTATGTGTTGGGCTTGATCCCGATATTAATAAGATCCCTGAATTTTTAAGATCATACCCCGATCCTATACTTGAATTTAACAAACGCATTATTGATGCTACACAGGATTTGTGTGTGGCCTATAAGCCCAACGCCGCTTTTTATGAAGCTTACGGTATTAAAGGCTTACAGGCATTAATTGATACTTATAAATACCTGCCGAAAGATTGTTTAAGCATCATTGACGCCAAGCGTGGCGACATAGGCAATACATCCGATAAATATGCCAAAGCGTTTTTCGACGAACAATCTGGCGGAATGAGCTTTGATGCCATTACCATTACACCTTATATGGGTAATGACAGTGTTACACCATATCTTGCCTATGAAGGTAAATGGGTAATTATTCTGGCCCTTACCTCATCAGTAGGGAGTAAGGATTTTCAATACCTGGAAACCGGCGATGGTTATTTATATGAAAACGTAATTAAAAAGGCCAATACCTGGGCAGGTGCGGATAGGATCATGTATGTAGTAGGGGCTACAAAAAGCACCGAGTTTACCAATATCCGCGCATATGCTCCCGATAACTTTTTATTGGTACCAGGCGTAGGAGCACAGGGCGGCAGCCTGGCAGAGGTTTGTAAATACGGTATTACTAAAGATTGCGGCCTTATCGTAAACTCGTCCCGCTCTATCCTGTATGCAAGCAACGGCGAAGATTTTGCCGATGCTGCCCGCGCCGAAGCGCTTAGCCTGCAACAGCAAATGCAGGTTGAGCTCGAAAAGGCTGGTGTGATATAA
- a CDS encoding Hpt domain-containing protein → MADISPDQDLDLSFLYEIADGSDDFIVDSIGMFLEQSPELLNTISNALNNQDWALAAQAAHKLKPNLGFFGMPISQATIQEVELACKAGGQNPAEIFEKFNQVNSMVSANLITLKEIKAEKEANL, encoded by the coding sequence ATGGCAGATATTTCACCAGATCAGGATCTTGATCTTTCTTTTTTATACGAGATTGCTGACGGGAGCGACGATTTTATTGTTGACTCGATTGGGATGTTCCTTGAGCAATCGCCCGAGCTACTCAACACCATCAGCAACGCGTTAAATAACCAGGACTGGGCATTAGCCGCACAGGCCGCACATAAATTAAAACCAAATCTTGGATTTTTCGGTATGCCTATAAGTCAGGCTACTATTCAGGAAGTTGAACTGGCCTGCAAAGCCGGTGGCCAGAACCCCGCCGAAATTTTTGAAAAGTTTAACCAGGTAAACAGCATGGTATCAGCCAACCTGATCACTTTAAAGGAAATTAAAGCCGAAAAGGAAGCAAATTTATAA
- the sppA gene encoding signal peptide peptidase SppA, translated as MKQFFKFVLATIVGVIISGIIIGVIGAGIIVGLIASAGSDKTVDVSPNSILYMSLKNQIVERTPNNPLADLDFLGLNDNKSIGLNDILADIKKAKTDNNIKGIYLDESYMTAGQATTEEIRNALIDFKKSGKFIIAYAEVYTQGFYYLASVADKVYINPKGIFEFHGFSSQTTFLKGALDKLGIEAQIIKVGTYKSAVEPLFLTKMSDANKLQVTSYLGSLYDHFLTGISKSRGVSRDSLFSYADNMRIQFPEDAYKLKLVDGLKYKDEILDDLKKRTGTDLKDDLKSVDLKDYAKNKTEDTDDKEDDSSSKNRIAVVYASGDITGGESDDNNIGSETISKALRKARLDDKVKAVVLRVNSPGGSSLASDVIWREVKLIHEKKPIIVSMGDYAASGGYYISCAADSIIAQPNTITGSIGIFAVLPNMQKLFNDKLGVTFDGVKTGKYADLGDISRPLSPEERLILQNSVNHGYDEFTKAVADGRGKTQAYINSIGQGRVWTGEQALKIGLVDRLGNINDAIASAAKKAKIKNYNIVNYPEQKSIFSKVGSGLSAEVQTRMVKNELGENYRVYQQIKGITQMMRTPQARLPYDLVIK; from the coding sequence ATGAAACAATTCTTCAAATTCGTTCTGGCCACTATTGTAGGGGTAATTATTTCAGGCATAATAATAGGTGTAATAGGAGCTGGCATTATTGTCGGCCTCATCGCATCAGCCGGCAGCGATAAAACGGTAGATGTTAGTCCCAACTCTATTTTGTACATGTCGCTTAAAAATCAGATAGTTGAACGTACCCCCAATAATCCGCTTGCCGATCTGGACTTTTTAGGATTGAATGACAATAAATCGATAGGGCTTAATGATATCCTGGCCGATATTAAAAAAGCCAAAACCGATAATAATATAAAAGGTATATACCTGGATGAAAGTTATATGACTGCCGGCCAGGCCACTACCGAGGAGATCCGCAACGCCCTTATCGACTTTAAAAAATCGGGCAAATTTATCATAGCCTATGCCGAAGTATACACCCAAGGCTTTTACTACCTGGCTTCAGTTGCAGATAAGGTTTATATTAACCCAAAAGGTATTTTTGAATTCCATGGCTTCAGCTCACAAACTACTTTCCTGAAAGGAGCTTTGGATAAGTTAGGCATTGAAGCGCAGATCATTAAGGTTGGCACTTATAAAAGTGCTGTAGAGCCTTTGTTCCTGACCAAAATGAGTGATGCCAATAAACTTCAGGTAACTTCATACCTGGGTTCATTGTATGATCATTTTTTAACCGGCATCAGCAAAAGCCGTGGTGTTAGTAGAGATTCATTATTTAGCTACGCCGATAACATGCGCATCCAGTTCCCCGAAGATGCTTATAAACTGAAACTGGTTGACGGATTAAAATATAAAGACGAGATCCTGGACGATCTGAAAAAACGTACCGGTACTGATTTAAAGGACGATTTGAAAAGCGTTGACCTTAAAGACTACGCAAAAAATAAAACCGAAGATACTGACGACAAGGAAGATGACTCATCATCAAAAAACCGCATCGCTGTTGTTTATGCATCGGGCGATATTACCGGCGGCGAGAGTGACGACAATAACATCGGCTCAGAAACAATCTCCAAAGCATTGCGTAAAGCCCGTTTAGATGATAAGGTAAAAGCTGTGGTATTGCGTGTAAACTCACCGGGCGGCAGTTCATTGGCATCGGATGTAATCTGGCGCGAGGTAAAACTTATCCACGAAAAGAAACCGATCATTGTTTCTATGGGTGATTACGCGGCATCAGGCGGCTATTACATTTCATGCGCTGCCGATTCTATCATCGCGCAGCCTAACACTATCACCGGCTCTATTGGTATTTTCGCGGTGCTGCCTAATATGCAAAAATTATTTAACGATAAACTGGGTGTAACATTTGACGGTGTAAAAACCGGCAAATATGCTGACCTCGGCGATATCAGTCGTCCGTTGAGCCCGGAAGAACGTTTGATATTACAAAACAGCGTAAACCACGGTTATGACGAATTTACCAAGGCTGTTGCCGATGGTCGTGGTAAAACGCAGGCCTACATCAACAGCATTGGCCAGGGCCGTGTATGGACAGGTGAGCAAGCCCTGAAAATTGGCCTGGTTGACCGCTTAGGAAATATAAATGACGCTATTGCCTCTGCCGCTAAAAAAGCGAAGATCAAAAACTATAACATTGTAAACTACCCCGAGCAAAAAAGTATTTTCAGCAAAGTGGGCAGCGGCTTAAGTGCCGAGGTACAAACCCGTATGGTAAAAAATGAGCTTGGCGAAAACTACAGGGTTTATCAACAGATAAAAGGCATCACCCAAATGATGCGCACCCCGCAAGCCCGCCTGCCTTACGACCTTGTGATCAAGTAA
- the purS gene encoding phosphoribosylformylglycinamidine synthase subunit PurS, which yields MTKFQAEIEVMPKKEILDPQGKAVTGSMKNLGLTEIHNVRIGKHITLEIEAENAEVASAKVDQACKSLLANLIMESYTFKISAV from the coding sequence ATGACAAAGTTCCAGGCTGAAATCGAAGTAATGCCAAAAAAAGAAATACTTGACCCACAGGGAAAAGCAGTAACCGGTAGCATGAAAAACCTTGGCTTAACCGAAATTCATAACGTGCGCATCGGCAAACACATTACGCTTGAAATTGAAGCCGAAAATGCAGAAGTTGCAAGTGCTAAGGTTGACCAGGCCTGCAAAAGCCTGCTGGCTAACCTGATCATGGAAAGCTATACTTTTAAAATATCAGCCGTTTAA
- the rho gene encoding transcription termination factor Rho — translation MSDKIELNDKLVSELREIARNLGIAEADELRKAQLVARIVEQQQLIEAARAQQNLVESNYTPTQAPGEEPAETAEKPRKRARVIKTKDQSKPRVEVPLDDTNLFDVQEDEPSQDESEVEAPAVVAETEAPQPGEAPAKTEEVVPEARPQKFERRINSNNQNQQKAQEPPINLDFDNVIVNEGVLEIMPDGYGFLRSSDYNYLTSPDDIYVSQSQIKLFGLKTGDTVRGSIRPPKEGEKYFPLVRVEAINGRIPAEVRDRVPFDHLTPLFPSEKLSLFTDPNNYSTRIMDLFSPIGKGQRGLIVAQPKTGKTMLLKDVANAIAKNHPEVYLIILLIDERPEEVTDMARSVRAEVVSSTFDEPAERHVKIANIVLEKAKRMVECGHDVVILLDSITRLARAYNTVAPASGKILSGGVDANALHKPKRFFGAARNIEDGGSLTIIATALTETGSKMDEVIFEEFKGTGNMELQLDRKLSNKRIFPAIDITASSTRRDDLLLDRETLQRVWILRNHLADMNSQESMEFLQAQIRGTKTNEEFLISMNS, via the coding sequence ATGTCTGATAAAATTGAATTGAACGACAAACTCGTTTCTGAGTTGCGCGAAATTGCCAGAAATTTAGGTATTGCTGAGGCCGACGAACTACGTAAAGCTCAGCTTGTTGCCCGCATTGTTGAACAACAACAACTTATTGAAGCCGCCAGGGCTCAACAAAATCTTGTTGAATCAAATTACACTCCAACTCAAGCTCCGGGCGAAGAACCTGCAGAAACAGCAGAAAAACCACGTAAAAGAGCACGCGTTATAAAAACAAAAGATCAATCGAAACCTCGTGTAGAAGTTCCTTTAGATGATACTAATCTTTTTGATGTACAGGAAGATGAACCATCACAGGATGAATCGGAGGTCGAAGCGCCCGCAGTAGTTGCAGAAACAGAAGCTCCCCAGCCGGGTGAGGCACCAGCCAAAACCGAAGAAGTTGTTCCTGAAGCCCGCCCTCAAAAATTTGAACGTAGGATCAACAGCAATAATCAAAACCAGCAAAAAGCGCAGGAACCGCCAATCAATCTCGACTTTGATAATGTAATTGTAAACGAAGGTGTTTTAGAAATTATGCCTGATGGTTATGGTTTCCTTCGTTCATCTGATTATAACTACCTTACTTCTCCTGATGATATTTACGTATCACAATCACAGATAAAATTATTTGGTCTTAAAACAGGTGATACCGTTCGTGGAAGTATCCGTCCGCCAAAAGAGGGCGAAAAATACTTCCCATTGGTACGCGTTGAGGCTATTAACGGCCGCATCCCTGCAGAAGTGCGTGACCGTGTTCCTTTTGACCACTTAACACCATTGTTCCCATCTGAAAAGCTGAGCCTGTTCACTGATCCGAACAATTACTCAACCCGCATTATGGACCTGTTCTCGCCTATTGGTAAAGGTCAGCGTGGTTTGATTGTGGCGCAGCCAAAAACAGGTAAAACCATGTTATTAAAGGATGTGGCCAATGCTATCGCCAAGAACCATCCGGAAGTATACCTTATTATATTACTGATAGACGAACGCCCGGAAGAGGTTACCGATATGGCCCGCAGCGTACGTGCCGAAGTTGTTTCATCAACCTTTGATGAGCCTGCTGAACGCCATGTAAAAATTGCCAACATCGTGCTTGAAAAAGCAAAGCGTATGGTGGAGTGTGGTCATGACGTAGTAATCCTGCTTGACTCTATTACTCGTTTAGCCCGTGCTTACAACACTGTTGCCCCTGCATCGGGTAAAATATTATCAGGTGGTGTTGATGCCAACGCGCTTCACAAACCTAAACGTTTCTTTGGTGCTGCCCGTAACATTGAAGATGGCGGTTCATTAACCATCATCGCTACAGCACTTACAGAAACCGGCTCAAAAATGGACGAAGTTATTTTCGAGGAATTTAAAGGTACCGGCAATATGGAGTTACAGCTTGATCGTAAATTATCAAACAAACGCATCTTCCCGGCTATCGATATTACTGCTTCAAGTACCCGCCGCGACGACTTACTGCTTGACCGTGAAACACTTCAGCGTGTTTGGATCCTTCGCAACCACCTTGCCGATATGAATTCGCAGGAATCGATGGAGTTTTTACAGGCTCAAATTAGGGGCACAAAAACTAACGAAGAATTTCTGATTTCGATGAATTCGTAA
- the pssA gene encoding CDP-diacylglycerol--serine O-phosphatidyltransferase, producing the protein MKRRVKKHLPNAITCANLFSGCIGIVFAFQGNLVVAAYAIFLSSIFDFFDGLASRVLNSYSFIGKDLDSLADMVSFGVLPSVIMYELFLQAPQINGVSQILNFVAFLLPVFSALRLAKFNNDTRQSDSFIGLPTPANAILIASLPLIVQQYDALAHYILNPYFLTVLVLVMCSLLVSEIPLMSLKFKNRDFNKNIFRYLLLLFSAILILFFKFVAVPVVIFIYITLSLIQTKLTNDKVPG; encoded by the coding sequence ATGAAGAGACGCGTTAAAAAACACCTCCCGAATGCTATTACCTGTGCCAACCTGTTTAGTGGTTGCATAGGGATTGTTTTCGCCTTTCAGGGAAATCTTGTAGTGGCAGCTTATGCCATTTTTCTTAGTTCGATATTTGATTTTTTTGACGGTCTTGCATCAAGGGTTTTAAATTCTTACTCATTTATAGGTAAAGATCTCGATTCATTGGCCGATATGGTAAGCTTTGGCGTATTGCCTTCAGTTATCATGTATGAACTGTTCTTACAGGCACCACAAATAAATGGGGTGAGCCAGATATTAAACTTTGTGGCGTTTTTATTGCCGGTATTTTCGGCATTGAGGCTGGCAAAATTCAATAATGATACCAGGCAATCAGATAGCTTTATTGGTTTGCCAACACCGGCAAACGCTATATTAATAGCATCATTACCTTTAATAGTACAACAGTATGATGCTTTGGCGCATTATATACTAAACCCTTACTTCCTTACGGTATTGGTATTGGTAATGTGCTCGCTGTTGGTGTCCGAAATACCGTTAATGTCGCTTAAATTCAAGAACCGCGACTTTAACAAAAACATTTTCCGTTATTTACTGCTCTTGTTTTCGGCAATACTCATACTATTTTTTAAATTTGTGGCCGTTCCGGTGGTTATATTTATTTATATCACCTTATCTCTAATTCAAACAAAACTCACAAATGACAAAGTTCCAGGCTGA
- a CDS encoding DNA polymerase/3'-5' exonuclease PolX translates to MENKPIARTLRLLSQLMELHEVNPFKIKSVANAAFKVDKLPFPIAGKKLDELEKIDGIGKSIAGKVAELLETGTMTELQDMLDKTPAGVVEMMGIKGIGPKKVAIIWKELGIENTGELFYACNENRLIEAKGFGLKTQEEIRKAIEFRMASNGKFLFAQVEKEANELMDEVKAIFPDALKHFAGEFRRLNEIITEIVIVVGSLNQDVAYNALVNSTILCNVTQNKNHIQGELQNGLLVDIICVDKADYYYELFVNTGTDDHVQAVFDRINTPMEQPASEELIYTKAGLAWMQPELREGTLFIEKAEKNELPILINWHDLKGTLHNHSTWSDGVNTIEEMALYCRDTLKLEYLGMCDHSKSAFYAKGLSIERVLQQHEEIDALNKKIDGFHIFKGIESDILYDGSLDYPDEILQKFDFIVASVHSILKMDEEKATSRLITAIENPYTTILGHPTGRLLLSRGGYPINYKKVIDACAANNVVIEINANPLRLDLDWRWHQYALDKGVMLSINPDAHRIEGFTDMHYGILAARKGGLYREMCMNAMSLDEITKAFTKKRG, encoded by the coding sequence ATGGAAAACAAACCCATAGCCCGCACGCTTCGCTTACTCTCGCAACTCATGGAACTCCATGAGGTTAATCCGTTCAAGATCAAATCGGTAGCTAATGCAGCTTTTAAAGTTGACAAGCTGCCCTTCCCTATCGCCGGCAAAAAACTGGACGAACTGGAAAAGATTGATGGCATAGGCAAAAGCATAGCCGGCAAAGTAGCCGAACTACTTGAAACCGGCACCATGACCGAACTACAGGACATGTTGGATAAAACGCCTGCCGGAGTGGTTGAGATGATGGGGATCAAAGGTATAGGCCCTAAAAAGGTAGCCATTATCTGGAAAGAGCTGGGAATTGAAAATACAGGCGAACTATTTTATGCATGTAATGAAAACCGCCTGATTGAAGCGAAAGGTTTCGGCCTTAAAACACAGGAGGAAATCCGTAAAGCTATTGAATTCAGGATGGCGAGCAATGGCAAATTCCTTTTTGCGCAGGTCGAGAAGGAAGCTAATGAGTTGATGGATGAAGTAAAGGCCATTTTCCCTGATGCGCTGAAACATTTCGCAGGTGAATTCAGGCGTTTAAATGAGATCATTACCGAAATTGTGATTGTAGTTGGCAGTCTTAACCAGGATGTGGCTTACAACGCGTTGGTAAATTCTACTATTCTTTGCAACGTAACTCAGAATAAAAATCATATTCAGGGTGAGCTGCAAAATGGCTTGCTGGTTGATATTATTTGTGTTGATAAAGCGGATTATTATTATGAACTGTTTGTTAACACCGGTACAGATGACCACGTACAGGCTGTTTTTGACAGGATCAACACACCGATGGAACAACCTGCGAGTGAAGAACTCATTTATACCAAAGCCGGTTTGGCCTGGATGCAGCCCGAATTGCGTGAAGGCACCCTGTTTATTGAAAAAGCCGAAAAGAACGAACTGCCAATACTAATCAACTGGCATGATCTGAAAGGCACGCTCCACAATCACAGTACCTGGAGCGACGGGGTAAATACCATTGAAGAAATGGCACTTTACTGCCGGGATACCCTGAAACTCGAATACCTGGGTATGTGCGATCACAGCAAAAGCGCTTTTTATGCAAAGGGCCTCAGCATTGAACGGGTACTGCAACAACACGAAGAAATAGACGCCCTGAATAAAAAAATCGACGGCTTTCATATTTTTAAAGGCATTGAGTCGGACATTTTGTATGATGGTTCGCTTGATTATCCTGATGAGATCCTGCAAAAATTTGATTTCATTGTAGCCTCTGTGCACTCAATCCTTAAAATGGACGAGGAAAAGGCAACTTCAAGGCTGATCACTGCAATTGAAAATCCGTACACAACCATATTGGGGCACCCTACCGGCAGGCTTTTGTTAAGTCGTGGCGGTTATCCTATCAATTATAAAAAAGTAATAGACGCGTGCGCTGCCAATAATGTGGTTATTGAGATCAACGCAAATCCGCTGCGTCTTGACCTCGACTGGCGCTGGCACCAATATGCTTTAGATAAAGGTGTTATGCTTTCCATAAACCCCGATGCCCACCGCATTGAAGGTTTTACAGATATGCATTACGGCATCCTTGCGGCACGTAAAGGCGGCTTATACCGAGAGATGTGCATGAATGCCATGTCGCTGGATGAAATTACAAAAGCGTTTACTAAGAAAAGAGGTTAG
- the rfaE1 gene encoding D-glycero-beta-D-manno-heptose-7-phosphate kinase — translation MNHLKDKVRSIQASAHKPAILVIGDLMVDHYIWGNATRLSPEAPVPIVNVKNETTTLGGAGNVVQNLVSLGAKVIVAGVIGNDQAAGELIKILTDEGVETDTIIKDNGRPTTVKTRVVVGSHQLVRVDREVTDEVSEPIANELIGKLNGYIDNADMVLLSDYNKGLFSPFLTQGIIKAANAKGKKVIIDPKGLNYEKYKGAFIIKPNRKELSEAAKTEKINSIESLQQAGKVIFEQTGTQYIVVTLSEEGMVILSEQDHKSLPVKATEVFDVTGAGDTVLATMAYFMAGGLSIEDSCELANHAAAIVIRRVGSATTTVDEIIEDILKSAAN, via the coding sequence ATGAACCACCTTAAAGACAAAGTACGATCCATACAGGCTTCGGCACATAAACCGGCAATACTGGTTATTGGCGACCTGATGGTTGACCATTATATATGGGGCAATGCCACCCGCCTTTCGCCCGAGGCACCTGTACCTATTGTAAATGTAAAAAACGAAACCACTACATTGGGCGGTGCCGGCAATGTGGTTCAAAACCTGGTATCATTAGGGGCAAAAGTTATTGTTGCGGGTGTAATTGGTAACGATCAGGCGGCAGGCGAACTAATCAAAATCCTGACCGATGAAGGTGTTGAAACTGACACTATTATAAAGGATAACGGCAGACCAACAACTGTTAAAACCCGTGTTGTTGTAGGCAGTCATCAACTGGTACGGGTTGATCGTGAAGTTACCGACGAGGTATCGGAGCCAATTGCTAATGAGCTTATCGGCAAACTCAACGGTTATATTGATAATGCCGATATGGTACTTTTATCTGATTATAACAAAGGCTTGTTTTCGCCGTTTTTAACGCAAGGCATTATAAAGGCCGCGAATGCTAAAGGCAAAAAAGTGATCATCGACCCTAAAGGGCTTAATTACGAAAAATATAAAGGTGCTTTTATCATCAAACCTAACCGCAAGGAACTGTCTGAAGCCGCTAAAACCGAAAAGATCAACTCGATAGAAAGCCTGCAGCAGGCCGGGAAAGTTATTTTTGAGCAAACGGGTACGCAATACATTGTAGTTACTTTGTCTGAAGAGGGCATGGTAATACTAAGTGAGCAGGATCATAAAAGCTTACCGGTAAAAGCAACCGAAGTTTTTGATGTAACCGGTGCCGGCGATACTGTATTGGCAACCATGGCTTACTTCATGGCAGGTGGCTTAAGTATTGAAGACTCATGCGAACTGGCCAACCACGCCGCCGCCATAGTAATCCGCAGGGTTGGCAGCGCCACAACTACTGTAGATGAGATTATTGAAGATATATTAAAGTCGGCGGCTAATTGA
- a CDS encoding ankyrin repeat domain-containing protein produces MPNYNDILYAAETHAVDEIKAYFNKGGSPNEVHDGTPVFTMMVEMYARGPRFKDCVRVFIDAGLEYEDKALLAVLAHDEEMLKLTLNSDASVVDKTYFLYNNTYTPLTGGTLMHFCAEYNSLACAKILLDHGADINAKAAYDEYGFGGHTPIFHTVNQNGNSSVDMLHFLLQNGADLLYTVKGLIWGRGYEWETFVPSVNPISYAMMGSLPQFHRKEQTTMETVSLLIKHAYGINYVPNNVPNAYLMRG; encoded by the coding sequence ATGCCCAATTACAACGATATCCTTTACGCGGCAGAAACTCATGCAGTTGATGAGATTAAAGCGTATTTTAATAAAGGCGGCAGTCCGAATGAAGTTCATGACGGGACTCCGGTTTTTACTATGATGGTTGAAATGTATGCCCGTGGACCCCGGTTTAAGGATTGCGTTAGGGTATTCATTGATGCAGGACTTGAATATGAAGACAAGGCTTTGCTGGCGGTTTTGGCTCATGATGAAGAAATGCTAAAACTGACTTTAAATTCAGACGCTTCAGTTGTTGACAAAACATATTTCTTATATAATAATACCTATACGCCATTAACCGGCGGCACTTTAATGCATTTTTGTGCCGAATATAATAGCTTGGCCTGCGCCAAAATACTTTTAGATCATGGTGCTGATATAAATGCTAAAGCGGCATATGATGAATATGGCTTCGGCGGACATACGCCTATTTTTCATACTGTCAATCAAAATGGCAATAGCTCGGTTGATATGCTTCACTTTTTGCTGCAAAACGGAGCCGATCTGTTGTATACGGTTAAAGGTCTGATCTGGGGCAGGGGATATGAATGGGAAACGTTTGTGCCGTCGGTAAATCCAATAAGTTATGCTATGATGGGCTCATTACCTCAATTTCATCGTAAGGAACAAACAACTATGGAAACTGTGAGCCTGCTGATAAAGCATGCTTATGGAATTAATTATGTGCCAAATAATGTACCTAATGCTTATTTGATGAGGGGGTAG
- the folK gene encoding 2-amino-4-hydroxy-6-hydroxymethyldihydropteridine diphosphokinase, with protein MIDVFLLLGSNLGKRELFLQQAIETISSQIAPVKIVSSVYETQSWGKTDEPDYLNQVLMLQTALSAQDVLEKILGIELEMGRTREVKWGSRTIDIDILFYGDVVIHEFNLVVPHPELYKRSFTLIPLAEIAPDFIHPVFKKNILQLKDELKDNLIVKKHIFE; from the coding sequence ATGATTGATGTTTTTTTACTACTTGGGAGTAACCTCGGTAAGCGCGAATTGTTTCTGCAACAAGCAATTGAAACTATTTCGTCCCAAATTGCGCCCGTTAAAATTGTATCATCGGTTTACGAAACCCAATCGTGGGGGAAAACTGATGAGCCCGACTATTTAAACCAGGTGCTGATGCTCCAAACAGCGCTTTCGGCACAGGATGTTTTGGAAAAAATATTGGGTATCGAACTGGAGATGGGGCGTACGCGGGAGGTTAAGTGGGGATCTCGTACTATTGATATCGATATTTTGTTTTATGGCGATGTGGTGATTCACGAGTTTAACCTGGTAGTCCCGCACCCTGAATTGTATAAACGCAGTTTTACATTAATTCCTTTGGCCGAGATAGCGCCTGATTTTATTCATCCTGTGTTTAAAAAAAATATTTTGCAGCTAAAGGATGAACTAAAGGATAACTTAATCGTAAAAAAGCATATTTTTGAATAA